A section of the Perognathus longimembris pacificus isolate PPM17 chromosome 7, ASM2315922v1, whole genome shotgun sequence genome encodes:
- the LOC125354493 gene encoding centrosomal protein of 104 kDa-like isoform X4 — translation MPHKIGFVVVSSSGHEDGFSARELMIHAPTVSGWRSPRFCQFPQEIVLQMVERCRIRKLQLLAHQYMIASKIEFYISESLPEYFAPYQAERFRRLGYVSLCDNEKTGCKARELKSVYVDAVGQFLKLIFHENYVNKYNIYNQVALVAINIIGDPADFGDKNNITSREKLIDHYLGHNPEDPALEGTFSGRSDYISPLDDLAFDMYQDPEVAQIIRKLDERKREAVQKERYDHAKKLKQAIADLQKVGERLGRYEVEKRCAVEKEDYDLAKEKKQQMARYRAQVYEQLELHGLLQGGEPEMRRPCALPLQPLAHPGSPRHQKPAPSPPQPAEVGPENPPADPVLQEQLSSHTLATPRCFAADPSPPAAGPVPPRNPTETLPYDERPLPATRKPQGDASGDPEISEADSRGAQRGGTVEPEPLTEKALREASFAIDVLGETLVAGAYSKMWSCREDALLALCKRLMELPVGTPKEDLKNTLRASVFLIRRAMKDIVISVFQASLKLLKMIITQYIPKHKLSKAETTHCVERTLPALLARTGDSSARLRVMASNFIQEMALFKEVRCLQIIPPALVQPLRANTSVHLAMSQVDLLARLLRDLGTENSGFTVDNVMKFAVSTLEHRVYEVREMAVRVILDVYRQHPALALEYLPPDDSSTRRNLLYKTIFEGFAKIDGRLTDAEIRAQKRAATEEAEKQKKEEIKALQGQLAALKEMEAEVQEKESGAVTAGSQDPQGRKAAPPGAPDAPDDHYWDNLCIFCGERSESFTEEGLDLHYWKHCLMLTRCGHCRQVVEISSLTEHLLTECDKRDEFGKCHRCSEAVPKEELPRHLKARECNPAKSEKLANRCPLCHENFTPGEEAWKAHLMSPTGCTMNLRKTHVLHKAQAPQRGKGPTAARSCSSVAKIGSKIPTPKGGLSKSSRRTHTQR, via the exons ATGCCCCACAAGATTGGATTCGTAGTGGTCAGCTCTTCTGGACACGAAGACGGCTTCAGTGCCCGGGAACTAATGATCCATGCACCCACCGTCAGTGGATGGCGGTCACCAAG GTTCTGCCAGTTTCCACAAGAAATTGTTCTTCAGATGGTAGAGCGGTGTCGAATTCGAAAGCTACAATTACTAGCCCACCAGTACATGATTGCGAGCAAAATCGAGTTCTACATTAGTGAAAGCTTGCCAGAATATTTTGCGCCATACCAAGCTGAGCGATTTCGCAGACTTGG ctaCGTCTCTCTCTGTGACAACGAAAAGACAGGTTGCAAAGCCCGGGAACTAAAGTCTGTTTATGTGGATGCAGTCGGGCAATTTCTCAAGCTGATTTTTCATGAAAACTATGTCAACAAATACAACATATATAATCAG GTTGCTTTGGTTGCGATAAATATCATTGGAGACCCTGCGGATTTTGGTGACAAGAACAATATT ACCTCTAGAGAGAAGCTCATTGACCATTATCTTGGGCACAACCCTGAGGACCCAGCCTTGGAAGGAACTTTCTCTGG GAGGTCGGACTACATCTCCCCACTCGATGACCTGGCTTTTGACATGTACCAAGACCCTGAAGTCGCCCAGATCATACGCAAGCTGGATGAGAGGAAGCGGGAAGCTGTCCAGAAGGAGCGCTACGATCACGCCAAGAAACTGAAGCAGGCAATCGCTGACTTGCAAAAG GTTGGCGAGCGCCTGGGGCGGTACGAGGTGGAGAAGCGCTGTGCCGTGGAGAAGGAAGACTACGACCTGGCCAAGGAGAAGAAGCAGCAGATGGCACGCTACCGCGCCCAGGTGTATGAGCAGCTGGAGCTGCACGGCCTCCTGCAGGGAGGAGAGCCGGAG aTGCGACGGCCTTGCGCTTTGCCCCTCCAGCCCCTGGCCCACCCCGGCAGCCCCCGCCACCAGAAGCCGGCGCCCTCGCCACCGCAGCCAGCGGAGGTGGGGCCCGAAAACCCGCCTGCAGACCCCGTTCTTCAAGAGCAACTCTCGTCGCACACCCTGGCGACGCCTCGGTGCTTCGCAGCAGACCCATCACCCCCTGCCGCTGGCCCTGTGCCGCCGCGAAACCCT ACAGAGACTCTGCCCTATGACGAACGGCCTCTTCCAGCCACTCGCAAGCCTCAGGGGGATGCCTCGGGGGACCCCGAAATTAGTGAGGCAGACTCTCGTGGTGCTCAGAGGGGAGGCACAGTGGAGCCGGAGCCCCTGACAGAAAAGGCCTTGCGAGAAGCCAGCTTCGCCATTGACGTGCTGGGAGAGACCTTG GTGGCCGGGGCCTATTCCAAGATGTGGTCATGCCGAGAGGACGCGTTGCTCGCTCTGTGTAAAAGGCTGATGGAGCTGCCCGTTGGAACCCCCAAGGAAGATTTAAAGAACACCCTGAGAGCATCCGTCTTCCTCATCCGAAGAGCCATGAAGGACATTGTGATCTCG GTCTTTCAGGCGTCCCTGAAGCTGCTGAAGATGATAATCACGCAGTACATTCCCAAGCACAAGCTGAGTAAAGCTGAGACGACACACTGCGTGGAAAGGACACTGCCTGCGCTGCTCGCCAGAACCGGAGACTCCTCGGCCCGCCTCCGTGTCATGGCTTCCAACTTCATTCAG GAAATGGCCCTGTTCAAGGAGGTCAGGTGTTTGCAGATCATCCCGCCTGCCTTGGTGCAGCCGCTGAGAGCAAACACTTCCGTTCATCTGGCCATGAGCCAAGTGGACCTGCTGGCCCGGCTGCTGAGGGACCTGGGCACGGAGAACTCGGGCTTCACCGTGGACAACGTGATGAAG TTCGCAGTGAGCACCCTGGAGCACCGAGTGTACGAGGTGCGAGAGATGGCGGTGCGGGTGATTCTGGACGTGTACCGGCAGCACCCGGCCCTCGCCCTGGAGTACCTCCCTCCAGACGACAGCAGCACGCGCCGGAACCTGCTCTACAAGACGATCTTTGAGGGATTCGCCAAAATAGATGGCAGGCTCACAGACGCTGAAATTAGG GCACAGAAAAGAGCCGCTACGGAGGAAgcagaaaagcagaagaaagaagaaatcaaagcaCTACAGGGGCAGCTGGCGGCCCTGAAGGAAATGGAGGCTGAAGTCCAG GAGAAGGAGAGCGGAGCTGTGACGGCCGGGAGTCAGG ACCCTCAGGGGAGAAAAGCAGCCCCACCCGGTGCCCCGGACGCGCCTGATGACCACTACTGGGATAA CCTGTGCATCTTCTGTGGGGAGCGGAGCGAGTCCTTCACGGAGGAAGGCCTGGACCTGCACTACTGGAAGCACTGCCTCATGCTCACGAGATGCGGCCACTGCCGGCAG GTGGTCGAGATCTCAAGCCTGACGGAGCACCTGCTGACAGAGTGTGACAAAAGGGACGAGTTTGGGAAGTGCCACCGCTGCAGCGAGGCTGTTCCCAAGGAGGAGCTGCCCAGACACCTCAAAGCCAGGGAATGCAACC
- the LOC125354493 gene encoding centrosomal protein of 104 kDa-like isoform X2 has product MYQAQACRMPHKIGFVVVSSSGHEDGFSARELMIHAPTVSGWRSPRFCQFPQEIVLQMVERCRIRKLQLLAHQYMIASKIEFYISESLPEYFAPYQAERFRRLGYVSLCDNEKTGCKARELKSVYVDAVGQFLKLIFHENYVNKYNIYNQVALVAINIIGDPADFGDKNNITSREKLIDHYLGHNPEDPALEGTFSGRSDYISPLDDLAFDMYQDPEVAQIIRKLDERKREAVQKERYDHAKKLKQAIADLQKVGERLGRYEVEKRCAVEKEDYDLAKEKKQQMARYRAQVYEQLELHGLLQGGEPEMRRPCALPLQPLAHPGSPRHQKPAPSPPQPAEVGPENPPADPVLQEQLSSHTLATPRCFAADPSPPAAGPVPPRNPTETLPYDERPLPATRKPQGDASGDPEISEADSRGAQRGGTVEPEPLTEKALREASFAIDVLGETLVAGAYSKMWSCREDALLALCKRLMELPVGTPKEDLKNTLRASVFLIRRAMKDIVISVFQASLKLLKMIITQYIPKHKLSKAETTHCVERTLPALLARTGDSSARLRVMASNFIQEMALFKEVRCLQIIPPALVQPLRANTSVHLAMSQVDLLARLLRDLGTENSGFTVDNVMKFAVSTLEHRVYEVREMAVRVILDVYRQHPALALEYLPPDDSSTRRNLLYKTIFEGFAKIDGRLTDAEIRAQKRAATEEAEKQKKEEIKALQGQLAALKEMEAEVQEKESGAVTAGSQDPQGRKAAPPGAPDAPDDHYWDNLCIFCGERSESFTEEGLDLHYWKHCLMLTRCGHCRQVVEISSLTEHLLTECDKRDEFGKCHRCSEAVPKEELPRHLKARECNPAKSEKLANRCPLCHENFTPGEEAWKAHLMSPTGCTMNLRKTHVLHKAQAPQRGKGPTAARSCSSVAKIGSKIPTPKGGLSKSSRRTHTQR; this is encoded by the exons ATGTACCAAG CCCAAGCGTGCAGAATGCCCCACAAGATTGGATTCGTAGTGGTCAGCTCTTCTGGACACGAAGACGGCTTCAGTGCCCGGGAACTAATGATCCATGCACCCACCGTCAGTGGATGGCGGTCACCAAG GTTCTGCCAGTTTCCACAAGAAATTGTTCTTCAGATGGTAGAGCGGTGTCGAATTCGAAAGCTACAATTACTAGCCCACCAGTACATGATTGCGAGCAAAATCGAGTTCTACATTAGTGAAAGCTTGCCAGAATATTTTGCGCCATACCAAGCTGAGCGATTTCGCAGACTTGG ctaCGTCTCTCTCTGTGACAACGAAAAGACAGGTTGCAAAGCCCGGGAACTAAAGTCTGTTTATGTGGATGCAGTCGGGCAATTTCTCAAGCTGATTTTTCATGAAAACTATGTCAACAAATACAACATATATAATCAG GTTGCTTTGGTTGCGATAAATATCATTGGAGACCCTGCGGATTTTGGTGACAAGAACAATATT ACCTCTAGAGAGAAGCTCATTGACCATTATCTTGGGCACAACCCTGAGGACCCAGCCTTGGAAGGAACTTTCTCTGG GAGGTCGGACTACATCTCCCCACTCGATGACCTGGCTTTTGACATGTACCAAGACCCTGAAGTCGCCCAGATCATACGCAAGCTGGATGAGAGGAAGCGGGAAGCTGTCCAGAAGGAGCGCTACGATCACGCCAAGAAACTGAAGCAGGCAATCGCTGACTTGCAAAAG GTTGGCGAGCGCCTGGGGCGGTACGAGGTGGAGAAGCGCTGTGCCGTGGAGAAGGAAGACTACGACCTGGCCAAGGAGAAGAAGCAGCAGATGGCACGCTACCGCGCCCAGGTGTATGAGCAGCTGGAGCTGCACGGCCTCCTGCAGGGAGGAGAGCCGGAG aTGCGACGGCCTTGCGCTTTGCCCCTCCAGCCCCTGGCCCACCCCGGCAGCCCCCGCCACCAGAAGCCGGCGCCCTCGCCACCGCAGCCAGCGGAGGTGGGGCCCGAAAACCCGCCTGCAGACCCCGTTCTTCAAGAGCAACTCTCGTCGCACACCCTGGCGACGCCTCGGTGCTTCGCAGCAGACCCATCACCCCCTGCCGCTGGCCCTGTGCCGCCGCGAAACCCT ACAGAGACTCTGCCCTATGACGAACGGCCTCTTCCAGCCACTCGCAAGCCTCAGGGGGATGCCTCGGGGGACCCCGAAATTAGTGAGGCAGACTCTCGTGGTGCTCAGAGGGGAGGCACAGTGGAGCCGGAGCCCCTGACAGAAAAGGCCTTGCGAGAAGCCAGCTTCGCCATTGACGTGCTGGGAGAGACCTTG GTGGCCGGGGCCTATTCCAAGATGTGGTCATGCCGAGAGGACGCGTTGCTCGCTCTGTGTAAAAGGCTGATGGAGCTGCCCGTTGGAACCCCCAAGGAAGATTTAAAGAACACCCTGAGAGCATCCGTCTTCCTCATCCGAAGAGCCATGAAGGACATTGTGATCTCG GTCTTTCAGGCGTCCCTGAAGCTGCTGAAGATGATAATCACGCAGTACATTCCCAAGCACAAGCTGAGTAAAGCTGAGACGACACACTGCGTGGAAAGGACACTGCCTGCGCTGCTCGCCAGAACCGGAGACTCCTCGGCCCGCCTCCGTGTCATGGCTTCCAACTTCATTCAG GAAATGGCCCTGTTCAAGGAGGTCAGGTGTTTGCAGATCATCCCGCCTGCCTTGGTGCAGCCGCTGAGAGCAAACACTTCCGTTCATCTGGCCATGAGCCAAGTGGACCTGCTGGCCCGGCTGCTGAGGGACCTGGGCACGGAGAACTCGGGCTTCACCGTGGACAACGTGATGAAG TTCGCAGTGAGCACCCTGGAGCACCGAGTGTACGAGGTGCGAGAGATGGCGGTGCGGGTGATTCTGGACGTGTACCGGCAGCACCCGGCCCTCGCCCTGGAGTACCTCCCTCCAGACGACAGCAGCACGCGCCGGAACCTGCTCTACAAGACGATCTTTGAGGGATTCGCCAAAATAGATGGCAGGCTCACAGACGCTGAAATTAGG GCACAGAAAAGAGCCGCTACGGAGGAAgcagaaaagcagaagaaagaagaaatcaaagcaCTACAGGGGCAGCTGGCGGCCCTGAAGGAAATGGAGGCTGAAGTCCAG GAGAAGGAGAGCGGAGCTGTGACGGCCGGGAGTCAGG ACCCTCAGGGGAGAAAAGCAGCCCCACCCGGTGCCCCGGACGCGCCTGATGACCACTACTGGGATAA CCTGTGCATCTTCTGTGGGGAGCGGAGCGAGTCCTTCACGGAGGAAGGCCTGGACCTGCACTACTGGAAGCACTGCCTCATGCTCACGAGATGCGGCCACTGCCGGCAG GTGGTCGAGATCTCAAGCCTGACGGAGCACCTGCTGACAGAGTGTGACAAAAGGGACGAGTTTGGGAAGTGCCACCGCTGCAGCGAGGCTGTTCCCAAGGAGGAGCTGCCCAGACACCTCAAAGCCAGGGAATGCAACC
- the LOC125354493 gene encoding centrosomal protein of 104 kDa-like isoform X3, whose translation MSLLLYTAQACRMPHKIGFVVVSSSGHEDGFSARELMIHAPTVSGWRSPRFCQFPQEIVLQMVERCRIRKLQLLAHQYMIASKIEFYISESLPEYFAPYQAERFRRLGYVSLCDNEKTGCKARELKSVYVDAVGQFLKLIFHENYVNKYNIYNQVALVAINIIGDPADFGDKNNITSREKLIDHYLGHNPEDPALEGTFSGRSDYISPLDDLAFDMYQDPEVAQIIRKLDERKREAVQKERYDHAKKLKQAIADLQKVGERLGRYEVEKRCAVEKEDYDLAKEKKQQMARYRAQVYEQLELHGLLQGGEPEPLAHPGSPRHQKPAPSPPQPAEVGPENPPADPVLQEQLSSHTLATPRCFAADPSPPAAGPVPPRNPTETLPYDERPLPATRKPQGDASGDPEISEADSRGAQRGGTVEPEPLTEKALREASFAIDVLGETLVAGAYSKMWSCREDALLALCKRLMELPVGTPKEDLKNTLRASVFLIRRAMKDIVISVFQASLKLLKMIITQYIPKHKLSKAETTHCVERTLPALLARTGDSSARLRVMASNFIQEMALFKEVRCLQIIPPALVQPLRANTSVHLAMSQVDLLARLLRDLGTENSGFTVDNVMKFAVSTLEHRVYEVREMAVRVILDVYRQHPALALEYLPPDDSSTRRNLLYKTIFEGFAKIDGRLTDAEIRAQKRAATEEAEKQKKEEIKALQGQLAALKEMEAEVQEKESGAVTAGSQDPQGRKAAPPGAPDAPDDHYWDNLCIFCGERSESFTEEGLDLHYWKHCLMLTRCGHCRQVVEISSLTEHLLTECDKRDEFGKCHRCSEAVPKEELPRHLKARECNPAKSEKLANRCPLCHENFTPGEEAWKAHLMSPTGCTMNLRKTHVLHKAQAPQRGKGPTAARSCSSVAKIGSKIPTPKGGLSKSSRRTHTQR comes from the exons atgtcCCTGCTCTTATACACAGCCCAAGCGTGCAGAATGCCCCACAAGATTGGATTCGTAGTGGTCAGCTCTTCTGGACACGAAGACGGCTTCAGTGCCCGGGAACTAATGATCCATGCACCCACCGTCAGTGGATGGCGGTCACCAAG GTTCTGCCAGTTTCCACAAGAAATTGTTCTTCAGATGGTAGAGCGGTGTCGAATTCGAAAGCTACAATTACTAGCCCACCAGTACATGATTGCGAGCAAAATCGAGTTCTACATTAGTGAAAGCTTGCCAGAATATTTTGCGCCATACCAAGCTGAGCGATTTCGCAGACTTGG ctaCGTCTCTCTCTGTGACAACGAAAAGACAGGTTGCAAAGCCCGGGAACTAAAGTCTGTTTATGTGGATGCAGTCGGGCAATTTCTCAAGCTGATTTTTCATGAAAACTATGTCAACAAATACAACATATATAATCAG GTTGCTTTGGTTGCGATAAATATCATTGGAGACCCTGCGGATTTTGGTGACAAGAACAATATT ACCTCTAGAGAGAAGCTCATTGACCATTATCTTGGGCACAACCCTGAGGACCCAGCCTTGGAAGGAACTTTCTCTGG GAGGTCGGACTACATCTCCCCACTCGATGACCTGGCTTTTGACATGTACCAAGACCCTGAAGTCGCCCAGATCATACGCAAGCTGGATGAGAGGAAGCGGGAAGCTGTCCAGAAGGAGCGCTACGATCACGCCAAGAAACTGAAGCAGGCAATCGCTGACTTGCAAAAG GTTGGCGAGCGCCTGGGGCGGTACGAGGTGGAGAAGCGCTGTGCCGTGGAGAAGGAAGACTACGACCTGGCCAAGGAGAAGAAGCAGCAGATGGCACGCTACCGCGCCCAGGTGTATGAGCAGCTGGAGCTGCACGGCCTCCTGCAGGGAGGAGAGCCGGAG CCCCTGGCCCACCCCGGCAGCCCCCGCCACCAGAAGCCGGCGCCCTCGCCACCGCAGCCAGCGGAGGTGGGGCCCGAAAACCCGCCTGCAGACCCCGTTCTTCAAGAGCAACTCTCGTCGCACACCCTGGCGACGCCTCGGTGCTTCGCAGCAGACCCATCACCCCCTGCCGCTGGCCCTGTGCCGCCGCGAAACCCT ACAGAGACTCTGCCCTATGACGAACGGCCTCTTCCAGCCACTCGCAAGCCTCAGGGGGATGCCTCGGGGGACCCCGAAATTAGTGAGGCAGACTCTCGTGGTGCTCAGAGGGGAGGCACAGTGGAGCCGGAGCCCCTGACAGAAAAGGCCTTGCGAGAAGCCAGCTTCGCCATTGACGTGCTGGGAGAGACCTTG GTGGCCGGGGCCTATTCCAAGATGTGGTCATGCCGAGAGGACGCGTTGCTCGCTCTGTGTAAAAGGCTGATGGAGCTGCCCGTTGGAACCCCCAAGGAAGATTTAAAGAACACCCTGAGAGCATCCGTCTTCCTCATCCGAAGAGCCATGAAGGACATTGTGATCTCG GTCTTTCAGGCGTCCCTGAAGCTGCTGAAGATGATAATCACGCAGTACATTCCCAAGCACAAGCTGAGTAAAGCTGAGACGACACACTGCGTGGAAAGGACACTGCCTGCGCTGCTCGCCAGAACCGGAGACTCCTCGGCCCGCCTCCGTGTCATGGCTTCCAACTTCATTCAG GAAATGGCCCTGTTCAAGGAGGTCAGGTGTTTGCAGATCATCCCGCCTGCCTTGGTGCAGCCGCTGAGAGCAAACACTTCCGTTCATCTGGCCATGAGCCAAGTGGACCTGCTGGCCCGGCTGCTGAGGGACCTGGGCACGGAGAACTCGGGCTTCACCGTGGACAACGTGATGAAG TTCGCAGTGAGCACCCTGGAGCACCGAGTGTACGAGGTGCGAGAGATGGCGGTGCGGGTGATTCTGGACGTGTACCGGCAGCACCCGGCCCTCGCCCTGGAGTACCTCCCTCCAGACGACAGCAGCACGCGCCGGAACCTGCTCTACAAGACGATCTTTGAGGGATTCGCCAAAATAGATGGCAGGCTCACAGACGCTGAAATTAGG GCACAGAAAAGAGCCGCTACGGAGGAAgcagaaaagcagaagaaagaagaaatcaaagcaCTACAGGGGCAGCTGGCGGCCCTGAAGGAAATGGAGGCTGAAGTCCAG GAGAAGGAGAGCGGAGCTGTGACGGCCGGGAGTCAGG ACCCTCAGGGGAGAAAAGCAGCCCCACCCGGTGCCCCGGACGCGCCTGATGACCACTACTGGGATAA CCTGTGCATCTTCTGTGGGGAGCGGAGCGAGTCCTTCACGGAGGAAGGCCTGGACCTGCACTACTGGAAGCACTGCCTCATGCTCACGAGATGCGGCCACTGCCGGCAG GTGGTCGAGATCTCAAGCCTGACGGAGCACCTGCTGACAGAGTGTGACAAAAGGGACGAGTTTGGGAAGTGCCACCGCTGCAGCGAGGCTGTTCCCAAGGAGGAGCTGCCCAGACACCTCAAAGCCAGGGAATGCAACC
- the LOC125354493 gene encoding centrosomal protein of 104 kDa-like isoform X1, translated as MSLLLYTAQACRMPHKIGFVVVSSSGHEDGFSARELMIHAPTVSGWRSPRFCQFPQEIVLQMVERCRIRKLQLLAHQYMIASKIEFYISESLPEYFAPYQAERFRRLGYVSLCDNEKTGCKARELKSVYVDAVGQFLKLIFHENYVNKYNIYNQVALVAINIIGDPADFGDKNNITSREKLIDHYLGHNPEDPALEGTFSGRSDYISPLDDLAFDMYQDPEVAQIIRKLDERKREAVQKERYDHAKKLKQAIADLQKVGERLGRYEVEKRCAVEKEDYDLAKEKKQQMARYRAQVYEQLELHGLLQGGEPEMRRPCALPLQPLAHPGSPRHQKPAPSPPQPAEVGPENPPADPVLQEQLSSHTLATPRCFAADPSPPAAGPVPPRNPTETLPYDERPLPATRKPQGDASGDPEISEADSRGAQRGGTVEPEPLTEKALREASFAIDVLGETLVAGAYSKMWSCREDALLALCKRLMELPVGTPKEDLKNTLRASVFLIRRAMKDIVISVFQASLKLLKMIITQYIPKHKLSKAETTHCVERTLPALLARTGDSSARLRVMASNFIQEMALFKEVRCLQIIPPALVQPLRANTSVHLAMSQVDLLARLLRDLGTENSGFTVDNVMKFAVSTLEHRVYEVREMAVRVILDVYRQHPALALEYLPPDDSSTRRNLLYKTIFEGFAKIDGRLTDAEIRAQKRAATEEAEKQKKEEIKALQGQLAALKEMEAEVQEKESGAVTAGSQDPQGRKAAPPGAPDAPDDHYWDNLCIFCGERSESFTEEGLDLHYWKHCLMLTRCGHCRQVVEISSLTEHLLTECDKRDEFGKCHRCSEAVPKEELPRHLKARECNPAKSEKLANRCPLCHENFTPGEEAWKAHLMSPTGCTMNLRKTHVLHKAQAPQRGKGPTAARSCSSVAKIGSKIPTPKGGLSKSSRRTHTQR; from the exons atgtcCCTGCTCTTATACACAGCCCAAGCGTGCAGAATGCCCCACAAGATTGGATTCGTAGTGGTCAGCTCTTCTGGACACGAAGACGGCTTCAGTGCCCGGGAACTAATGATCCATGCACCCACCGTCAGTGGATGGCGGTCACCAAG GTTCTGCCAGTTTCCACAAGAAATTGTTCTTCAGATGGTAGAGCGGTGTCGAATTCGAAAGCTACAATTACTAGCCCACCAGTACATGATTGCGAGCAAAATCGAGTTCTACATTAGTGAAAGCTTGCCAGAATATTTTGCGCCATACCAAGCTGAGCGATTTCGCAGACTTGG ctaCGTCTCTCTCTGTGACAACGAAAAGACAGGTTGCAAAGCCCGGGAACTAAAGTCTGTTTATGTGGATGCAGTCGGGCAATTTCTCAAGCTGATTTTTCATGAAAACTATGTCAACAAATACAACATATATAATCAG GTTGCTTTGGTTGCGATAAATATCATTGGAGACCCTGCGGATTTTGGTGACAAGAACAATATT ACCTCTAGAGAGAAGCTCATTGACCATTATCTTGGGCACAACCCTGAGGACCCAGCCTTGGAAGGAACTTTCTCTGG GAGGTCGGACTACATCTCCCCACTCGATGACCTGGCTTTTGACATGTACCAAGACCCTGAAGTCGCCCAGATCATACGCAAGCTGGATGAGAGGAAGCGGGAAGCTGTCCAGAAGGAGCGCTACGATCACGCCAAGAAACTGAAGCAGGCAATCGCTGACTTGCAAAAG GTTGGCGAGCGCCTGGGGCGGTACGAGGTGGAGAAGCGCTGTGCCGTGGAGAAGGAAGACTACGACCTGGCCAAGGAGAAGAAGCAGCAGATGGCACGCTACCGCGCCCAGGTGTATGAGCAGCTGGAGCTGCACGGCCTCCTGCAGGGAGGAGAGCCGGAG aTGCGACGGCCTTGCGCTTTGCCCCTCCAGCCCCTGGCCCACCCCGGCAGCCCCCGCCACCAGAAGCCGGCGCCCTCGCCACCGCAGCCAGCGGAGGTGGGGCCCGAAAACCCGCCTGCAGACCCCGTTCTTCAAGAGCAACTCTCGTCGCACACCCTGGCGACGCCTCGGTGCTTCGCAGCAGACCCATCACCCCCTGCCGCTGGCCCTGTGCCGCCGCGAAACCCT ACAGAGACTCTGCCCTATGACGAACGGCCTCTTCCAGCCACTCGCAAGCCTCAGGGGGATGCCTCGGGGGACCCCGAAATTAGTGAGGCAGACTCTCGTGGTGCTCAGAGGGGAGGCACAGTGGAGCCGGAGCCCCTGACAGAAAAGGCCTTGCGAGAAGCCAGCTTCGCCATTGACGTGCTGGGAGAGACCTTG GTGGCCGGGGCCTATTCCAAGATGTGGTCATGCCGAGAGGACGCGTTGCTCGCTCTGTGTAAAAGGCTGATGGAGCTGCCCGTTGGAACCCCCAAGGAAGATTTAAAGAACACCCTGAGAGCATCCGTCTTCCTCATCCGAAGAGCCATGAAGGACATTGTGATCTCG GTCTTTCAGGCGTCCCTGAAGCTGCTGAAGATGATAATCACGCAGTACATTCCCAAGCACAAGCTGAGTAAAGCTGAGACGACACACTGCGTGGAAAGGACACTGCCTGCGCTGCTCGCCAGAACCGGAGACTCCTCGGCCCGCCTCCGTGTCATGGCTTCCAACTTCATTCAG GAAATGGCCCTGTTCAAGGAGGTCAGGTGTTTGCAGATCATCCCGCCTGCCTTGGTGCAGCCGCTGAGAGCAAACACTTCCGTTCATCTGGCCATGAGCCAAGTGGACCTGCTGGCCCGGCTGCTGAGGGACCTGGGCACGGAGAACTCGGGCTTCACCGTGGACAACGTGATGAAG TTCGCAGTGAGCACCCTGGAGCACCGAGTGTACGAGGTGCGAGAGATGGCGGTGCGGGTGATTCTGGACGTGTACCGGCAGCACCCGGCCCTCGCCCTGGAGTACCTCCCTCCAGACGACAGCAGCACGCGCCGGAACCTGCTCTACAAGACGATCTTTGAGGGATTCGCCAAAATAGATGGCAGGCTCACAGACGCTGAAATTAGG GCACAGAAAAGAGCCGCTACGGAGGAAgcagaaaagcagaagaaagaagaaatcaaagcaCTACAGGGGCAGCTGGCGGCCCTGAAGGAAATGGAGGCTGAAGTCCAG GAGAAGGAGAGCGGAGCTGTGACGGCCGGGAGTCAGG ACCCTCAGGGGAGAAAAGCAGCCCCACCCGGTGCCCCGGACGCGCCTGATGACCACTACTGGGATAA CCTGTGCATCTTCTGTGGGGAGCGGAGCGAGTCCTTCACGGAGGAAGGCCTGGACCTGCACTACTGGAAGCACTGCCTCATGCTCACGAGATGCGGCCACTGCCGGCAG GTGGTCGAGATCTCAAGCCTGACGGAGCACCTGCTGACAGAGTGTGACAAAAGGGACGAGTTTGGGAAGTGCCACCGCTGCAGCGAGGCTGTTCCCAAGGAGGAGCTGCCCAGACACCTCAAAGCCAGGGAATGCAACC